TAGGCTGAACCATAAGAGGTCGGCGGAGGCGTGTCCAATGAGAAAGACGACGAAGCCTAGAGGGCCCAGTGTGAGGGATAATGCCATTAACGGCGCCCCCTCAGTTACCCACCATAGGAAGAAATGCGGGTTCGAGCCACTGCTTAGGAAGCCTGCTGCCACCAGGCCCTTAGAGGCGAAACGTGTATTGCCGCTTACCGTCAACTCTGTCTTAAACCTTTTTGCCACCTTGGCTAGGTATGCGCCTAGGAGGATGAGCATTGATCCGCCGATGTAGCTTATCATCATCTTCGCATTTTCCGTCTCCAATATTGCACCGAGACCTAGAAAGAGGGCTAGAATGATGATTCCCTCGATTAATAGGTGGCCCAACACTATTAATGGGGCGGCTTTTCCTCCCTTCCTCAGCGTTTCGGAGACTACTAGGACGAAAACGGGGCCGGGCACAACTGCACCGGTCAGCGCTGCTAGGAATGAGGCCAATCCGGCGCCGATAATCTCAAGCAAGGCATCACTCCCCGACTTAACATGTCCTAGTATACTGAGACTTTTGCGACGCCTTTGATCTTGAGGAACTTTGGTATTAGTTCGCCTGGGATCTTCCTTTCGGTTATGAGGATAAGCTTGGGCTCAGGTGTGAGTTCGGGGTCGTCGACTATCGCCTGCCTTATGCTGATGTCCTCCTCGGCGATTATTGAGGCTGAGCTAGCTAGAATGCCAGGGGTCTTAGCGTTCTCAGGCGTTATCTCAACCACGCCGAAGTTAAGGAACTTTGCGATCTCGCGTAGGGAAGCGCCTGCCGGCCTTATGCCCCTGAAGATCATGGAGAGCTCTGGATCGGACTCTATCATTTTGACTGTTTGGTTCACTGTCCTCCTATCAACATTTGCCGCTCGCCCAACTCTTAAGGCTGGGATCACGATCTCGTCGCAGTATATCCGCCCGTTCCTGACGCTTAGACCGTTCTTAATAAGTATCTTTGCTACGGCTAACCTTTCTGGGTACCCCTCAAAACATTTTACAATTTTTTCCCACATGAGAAGCCGCCTATACTGCCTAGAACTAAAGCTTAAAATTCAGAACGTATAAATCTTTGCTGCTCTATAATCTTTTATGTAATGTCTTTTTTT
The Candidatus Bathyarchaeota archaeon genome window above contains:
- a CDS encoding LysE family translocator, encoding MLEIIGAGLASFLAALTGAVVPGPVFVLVVSETLRKGGKAAPLIVLGHLLIEGIIILALFLGLGAILETENAKMMISYIGGSMLILLGAYLAKVAKRFKTELTVSGNTRFASKGLVAAGFLSSGSNPHFFLWWVTEGAPLMALSLTLGPLGFVVFLIGHASADLLWFSLIGFSIDKGRNIIGEKTVKAILLSSAVFLLIFGAYLIFTA
- a CDS encoding amino acid-binding protein, whose translation is MWEKIVKCFEGYPERLAVAKILIKNGLSVRNGRIYCDEIVIPALRVGRAANVDRRTVNQTVKMIESDPELSMIFRGIRPAGASLREIAKFLNFGVVEITPENAKTPGILASSASIIAEEDISIRQAIVDDPELTPEPKLILITERKIPGELIPKFLKIKGVAKVSVY